One genomic window of Tatumella citrea includes the following:
- a CDS encoding replication-associated recombination protein A: MNTLSLDFSANEFQPLAARMRPQTLAEYGGQQHLLAAGKPLPRAIEAGHLHSMILWGPPGTGKTTLAEIIARYADASVERISAVTSGVKEIREAIERARQSRQAGRRTILFVDEVHRFNKSQQDAFLPHIEDGTITFIGATTENPSFELNSALLSRARVYLLKSLTPDDIEKIISQAMADKDRGLGGQNIVLPDETRRMIAELVNGDARRALNTVEMMADMAETDSQGQRTLTPLLLTEVAGERAARFDNKGDRFYDLISALHKSVRGSAPDAALYWYARIITAGGDPLYVARRLLAIASEDVGNADPRGMQVALAAWDCFTRVGPAEGERAIAQAIVYLACAPKSNAVYSAFNAAMRAAREFPDYDVPEHLRNAPTKLMKEMGLGKEYRYAHNEPNAYAAGENYFPPEMADSHYYSPVERGLETKIAEKLAWLAEQDQNSPTKRYR; the protein is encoded by the coding sequence GTGAACACACTCTCTCTGGATTTCTCTGCTAACGAATTTCAGCCACTGGCCGCACGGATGCGGCCTCAGACACTGGCAGAATATGGTGGTCAGCAACATTTGCTGGCTGCCGGTAAGCCTTTGCCGCGTGCTATTGAGGCCGGACATCTGCATTCGATGATTCTGTGGGGACCTCCGGGAACCGGCAAAACTACACTGGCTGAAATTATTGCCCGCTATGCTGACGCCAGTGTAGAACGAATTTCGGCAGTGACCTCCGGTGTTAAGGAAATACGTGAGGCCATTGAGAGAGCCAGACAAAGCAGGCAGGCCGGGCGAAGAACTATCTTATTTGTCGATGAAGTTCATCGTTTTAATAAGAGCCAGCAGGATGCGTTTCTGCCGCATATCGAAGACGGGACTATCACCTTTATTGGTGCAACGACCGAAAATCCGTCATTTGAACTCAATTCAGCTTTACTCTCCCGTGCACGGGTCTACTTACTGAAATCGCTGACTCCGGATGATATCGAAAAAATTATCAGTCAGGCGATGGCAGATAAAGATCGTGGTCTGGGTGGACAGAATATTGTTTTGCCAGACGAAACCCGGAGAATGATCGCGGAATTAGTGAATGGCGATGCACGCAGGGCACTGAACACTGTAGAAATGATGGCCGATATGGCTGAGACAGATTCACAGGGCCAACGGACTTTAACCCCGCTATTATTAACTGAGGTTGCAGGTGAACGCGCGGCCAGATTCGATAACAAAGGCGATCGTTTTTACGATCTGATCTCAGCACTGCATAAATCAGTGCGGGGTTCGGCGCCTGATGCTGCATTGTACTGGTATGCCAGAATAATCACCGCAGGCGGCGATCCACTATATGTTGCCAGACGTCTGCTGGCCATTGCTTCTGAGGATGTAGGTAACGCCGATCCCCGAGGTATGCAGGTAGCACTGGCAGCCTGGGATTGTTTCACCAGGGTGGGTCCCGCAGAAGGTGAAAGGGCGATCGCACAGGCGATTGTATACCTGGCATGCGCACCTAAAAGTAACGCGGTTTACTCGGCGTTTAATGCGGCAATGCGCGCAGCCAGAGAGTTTCCCGATTATGATGTTCCGGAACATCTGCGCAACGCACCGACTAAATTAATGAAAGAAATGGGCCTGGGGAAAGAGTACCGTTACGCGCACAATGAACCCAATGCTTACGCGGCCGGTGAGAATTATTTTCCGCCGGAAATGGCGGATTCGCACTATTATTCGCCAGTTGAACGTGGTCTGGAAACTAAAATTGCAGAAAAGCTGGCATGGCTGGCTGAACAGGATCAAAATAGCCCGACAAAACGCTACCGCTGA